One segment of Kogia breviceps isolate mKogBre1 chromosome 14, mKogBre1 haplotype 1, whole genome shotgun sequence DNA contains the following:
- the NUDT16L1 gene encoding tudor-interacting repair regulator protein produces MSAAAVPELKQISRVEAMRLGPGWSHSCHAMLYAANPGQLFGRIPMRFSVLMQMRFDGLLGFPGGFVDRRFWSLEDGLNRVLGLGLGCLRLTEADYLSSHLTEGPHRVVAHLYARQLTLEQLHAVEISAVHSRDHGLEVLGLVRVPLYTQKDRVGGFPNFLSNAFISTAKYQLLFALKVLNMMPEEKLAEALAAATEKQKKALEKLLPSSS; encoded by the exons ATGTCGGCGGCGGCGGTTCCGGAGCTGAAGCAGATTAGCCGGGTGGAGGCGATGCGTCTGGGGCCGGGCTGGAGCCACTCGTGCCACGCCATGCTGTACGCCGCAAACCCCGGGCAGCTCTTCGGCCGCATCCCCATGCGCTTCTCGGTGCTG ATGCAGATGCGCTTCGACGGGCTACTGGGCTTCCCCGGGGGCTTCGTGGACCGGCGCTTCTGGTCGCTGGAGGACGGACTGAATCGGGTGCTGGGCCTGGGCCTCGGCTGCCTGCGCCTCACGGAGGCCGACTACTTGAGCTCTCACCTGACCGAGGGCCCGCACCGCGTCGTGGCGCACCTGTACGCGCGGCAGCTGACGCTGGAGCAGCTGCATGCTGTGGAGATCAGCGCGGTGCACTCGCGGGATCACGGCCTGGAG GTGCTGGGGCTCGTGCGTGTCCCACTGTACACCCAGAAAGACCGAGTCGGTGGCTTTCCCAATTTCCTGAGCAACGCTTTCATCAGCACAGCCAAGTACCAGCTCCTCTTTGCCCTCAAGGTGCTCAACATGATGCCTGAGGAGAAGCTGGCTGAAGCTTTGGCTGCGGCCACGGAAAAGCAGAAGAAGGCCCTAGAGAAGCTGCTCCCATCTTCCTCCTGA